One stretch of Streptomyces sp. MMBL 11-1 DNA includes these proteins:
- the hemG gene encoding protoporphyrinogen oxidase — protein sequence MQRSQQRAETPPGHVVVIGGGIAGLAAAHHLVANGLRVTLLEATDRLGGKLMTGEVAGVQVDLGAESMLARRPEAVALAREVGLADRLQPPATATASLWTRDALRPMPKGHVMGVPGDPAVLGAVLSPEGLARIAEERDLTPTAVGDDVAVGAYVADRLGREVVDRLVEPLLGGVYAGDAYRISMRAAVPRLFEAVREGGPLLEGVRRVQERAAARQRTGPVFQGIEGGIGTLPTAVADAVRAGGGEILDRTPVLGLTRTESGWAVRTDARTIAADGIVLATPAWSAGTLLAAESPAASAELSGVEYASMALVTLAFRRADIERHEALRGRSGFLVPPVDGHTIKASTFSSNKWQWVADSAPDLFVLRTSVGRYGEEDHLHREDTELVAASLRDLAAATGLTARPVDSEVTRWIGGLPQYPVGHLARVARIRDAVAALPALRVCGAVYDGVGIPACIASARRAADEIAGELKGEIAGEIIATSTLVRGTGSEAGQ from the coding sequence ATGCAGCGTTCTCAACAGCGTGCGGAAACGCCCCCGGGCCACGTCGTCGTCATCGGCGGTGGCATCGCCGGTCTGGCGGCCGCCCATCACCTGGTCGCCAACGGACTGCGGGTCACCCTCCTGGAGGCGACGGACCGGCTCGGCGGGAAGCTCATGACCGGCGAGGTCGCGGGCGTCCAGGTCGACCTGGGGGCCGAGTCGATGCTCGCCCGGCGCCCCGAAGCGGTCGCCCTGGCCCGCGAGGTGGGCCTCGCCGACCGGCTCCAGCCACCCGCCACCGCCACCGCCTCGCTGTGGACGCGCGACGCGCTGCGCCCCATGCCCAAGGGGCACGTGATGGGCGTCCCCGGTGATCCGGCGGTGCTCGGTGCGGTGCTGTCCCCCGAGGGGCTGGCCCGGATCGCCGAGGAGCGCGACCTCACCCCGACCGCCGTCGGCGACGACGTGGCGGTCGGCGCGTACGTCGCCGACCGGCTGGGCCGCGAGGTCGTGGACCGGCTGGTCGAGCCCCTCCTCGGCGGCGTCTACGCCGGTGACGCCTACCGGATCTCGATGCGCGCCGCCGTCCCCCGGCTCTTCGAGGCGGTGCGGGAGGGCGGGCCGCTGCTGGAGGGCGTACGCCGCGTCCAGGAGCGGGCCGCCGCCCGGCAGCGGACCGGGCCCGTCTTCCAGGGCATCGAGGGCGGCATCGGCACCCTCCCGACCGCCGTCGCCGACGCCGTCCGGGCCGGCGGGGGCGAGATCCTCGACCGGACCCCCGTCCTCGGCCTGACCCGTACGGAATCGGGCTGGGCCGTCCGCACCGACGCCCGGACGATCGCCGCCGACGGCATCGTCCTGGCCACCCCCGCCTGGTCCGCCGGCACACTGCTGGCCGCCGAGTCACCCGCCGCGTCCGCCGAGCTGTCCGGCGTCGAGTACGCCTCGATGGCCCTGGTCACCCTGGCCTTCCGGCGGGCCGACATCGAACGCCACGAGGCCCTGCGCGGCCGTTCCGGCTTCCTCGTACCGCCGGTCGACGGCCACACGATCAAGGCGTCCACGTTCTCCAGCAACAAGTGGCAGTGGGTCGCGGACAGCGCCCCCGACCTGTTCGTGCTCCGTACCTCCGTCGGCCGGTACGGCGAGGAGGACCATCTGCACCGCGAGGACACGGAACTCGTCGCCGCCTCCCTGCGCGACCTCGCCGCGGCCACCGGGCTCACCGCCCGGCCCGTGGACTCCGAGGTCACCCGCTGGATCGGCGGCCTGCCGCAGTACCCGGTCGGCCACCTCGCCCGGGTCGCCCGGATCCGCGACGCGGTCGCGGCGCTCCCCGCCCTGCGGGTCTGCGGCGCGGTCTACGACGGGGTCGGCATCCCCGCCTGCATCGCCAGCGCGCGCCGGGCGGCCGACGAGATCGCGGGGGAGCTGAAGGGGGAAATCGCGGGAGAGATCATCGCCACGTCGACCCTGGTTCGGGGCACGGGGAGCGAGGCGGGACAATAG